A region from the Mesorhizobium shangrilense genome encodes:
- a CDS encoding GntR family transcriptional regulator, whose translation MLASAPKKRQSDTAYEGLRTAIIRADLKPGSPINERECMEMLSVGRTPLREALQRLAQEDLVLSVPQRGYFVSATSAADFFHLHEFRLHSEILSVRMAAVRITPAQLAEFAALMSEARAGVDERQPDINWHLGIDERMHRLVAQASGNHYLAQALTRLYALSVRSLYVSHMPVTLMQDELDNFDAIRSALEAHDPDRAERAMRDHLTISGVDVVRPAKVPPARQTTEA comes from the coding sequence ATGCTCGCAAGCGCACCCAAGAAACGCCAAAGCGACACCGCCTATGAGGGGCTGCGGACCGCCATCATTCGCGCCGATTTGAAACCCGGCTCGCCGATCAACGAACGTGAATGCATGGAAATGCTCTCGGTCGGGCGCACGCCGCTGCGGGAGGCGCTGCAGCGTCTCGCGCAGGAGGATCTCGTCCTGTCGGTGCCGCAGCGCGGCTATTTCGTGTCGGCGACATCGGCTGCCGACTTCTTCCATCTGCATGAATTCCGCCTGCACTCGGAAATCCTTTCCGTGCGGATGGCCGCCGTGCGCATCACGCCGGCGCAGCTTGCCGAGTTCGCGGCGCTGATGTCGGAGGCGCGGGCCGGAGTGGACGAGCGCCAGCCGGACATAAACTGGCATCTCGGCATCGACGAACGCATGCATCGGCTGGTGGCACAGGCGAGCGGCAACCATTATCTCGCCCAGGCTTTGACCCGCCTCTACGCTCTGTCCGTGCGCAGCCTCTACGTCTCGCATATGCCGGTCACGCTGATGCAGGACGAGCTCGACAATTTCGACGCCATCCGCTCGGCGCTGGAAGCGCACGATCCCGACCGAGCCGAGCGGGCCATGCGCGATCACCTGACGATCAGCGGGGTGGATGTGGTGCGCCCCGCCAAGGTGCCGCCCGCTCGGCAGACGACGGAGGCGTGA
- a CDS encoding ArsR/SmtB family transcription factor, protein MVSTKLIANAESAAAFLMLMGNEKRLLIMSYLADGEMSVGAIAEKVMLSQSALSQHLAKLRALDLVDTRRDRQMIYYSCKSEAVHELLAMLDGIFGEGKEPEAAYSLRRARA, encoded by the coding sequence ATGGTCTCGACAAAGCTAATCGCCAACGCCGAATCAGCGGCCGCCTTTCTCATGCTGATGGGCAATGAGAAGCGACTGTTGATCATGAGCTATCTCGCCGACGGCGAAATGTCGGTCGGCGCGATCGCCGAGAAAGTGATGCTCAGCCAATCCGCTTTGTCGCAGCATCTCGCCAAGTTGCGGGCGCTTGATCTCGTCGACACTCGCCGCGACCGGCAGATGATCTACTATTCCTGCAAGTCCGAGGCCGTGCATGAGCTTCTCGCCATGCTGGACGGCATTTTCGGCGAAGGTAAGGAGCCCGAGGCGGCGTATAGTCTTCGCCGCGCCAGGGCTTGA
- a CDS encoding TrmH family RNA methyltransferase — protein sequence MVPIGIDDPDDPRVAAYLDIRERDLVGRQGRFIAEGKVVLDMLLSGLRFSAESVLVLENRLAGLADTLRKAPAGLPVFVVAAEVMDRIAGFHMHRGILAIGLKGTDLPAEALLDTLPARALVVVAIGIANHDNMGSIFRNAAAFGADAVLMDDTCCDPLYRKAIRVSVGAALKVPFASFTGTAGFTATLVRHGFEQFALSPRGQTDIRQAKGAERLALYLGTEGEGLPENLLARLHTVRITMSAGFDSLNVAAASAIALHHFSQRGR from the coding sequence ATGGTCCCCATTGGTATCGACGACCCGGATGACCCGCGCGTCGCCGCCTATCTCGACATCCGCGAGCGCGACCTCGTCGGGCGGCAGGGCCGCTTCATTGCCGAAGGCAAGGTGGTTTTGGACATGCTGCTTTCGGGCCTGAGGTTCTCGGCCGAATCGGTGCTGGTCCTGGAAAACCGCCTGGCCGGCCTTGCCGACACGCTGCGCAAGGCGCCCGCCGGCCTGCCGGTCTTTGTCGTGGCCGCTGAGGTCATGGACAGGATTGCCGGGTTCCACATGCATCGCGGGATACTGGCTATCGGCCTCAAGGGCACCGACCTGCCAGCAGAGGCCCTCTTGGATACCTTGCCGGCCCGCGCTCTGGTCGTCGTGGCCATCGGCATCGCCAATCATGACAATATGGGCTCGATCTTCCGCAACGCCGCGGCGTTTGGCGCCGATGCCGTGCTTATGGATGACACCTGCTGCGATCCCCTCTACCGCAAGGCGATCCGCGTTTCCGTCGGTGCTGCGCTGAAAGTCCCCTTTGCGTCCTTCACCGGCACCGCCGGTTTCACGGCAACGCTTGTTCGCCACGGCTTCGAACAATTCGCGCTCTCACCGCGCGGACAGACCGACATTCGGCAAGCAAAGGGAGCGGAACGCCTGGCCCTTTATCTCGGCACCGAGGGTGAGGGTCTGCCGGAGAACCTGCTAGCCCGACTGCATACAGTGCGGATTACCATGTCGGCAGGCTTCGACAGCCTGAACGTCGCCGCGGCGTCGGCCATCGCGCTGCATCATTTTTCGCAGCGGGGACGCTGA
- a CDS encoding response regulator, producing MKRCMFVDDSSVIRKVAKRILGGSDMIVIEAASGLDAVEMCAADMPDVIVVDGALPDMQAVDFIRRVRAMEAPVTPQILISLVELDVGSIMRAKRAGAQGYLLKPFNRPQLLERFRTLKVAA from the coding sequence ATGAAACGCTGCATGTTCGTCGACGATTCAAGCGTCATCCGCAAGGTTGCAAAGCGCATCCTTGGCGGCTCCGACATGATTGTCATCGAAGCGGCCAGCGGGCTTGACGCGGTCGAGATGTGCGCAGCCGACATGCCCGATGTCATTGTCGTCGATGGCGCCCTGCCCGACATGCAGGCCGTGGATTTCATCCGCCGCGTGCGCGCCATGGAAGCCCCGGTGACACCCCAGATCCTGATTTCCCTGGTCGAACTGGACGTGGGTTCGATCATGCGGGCCAAGCGCGCCGGCGCTCAGGGCTACCTGCTGAAGCCGTTCAACCGGCCGCAGCTGCTCGAGCGTTTCCGCACCTTGAAAGTCGCCGCCTGA
- a CDS encoding Gfo/Idh/MocA family protein codes for MKPRIAVLGCGYWGSNHIRTLKALGALHAVSDANRARAEGFASEQDCLAIEPDQLFLRDDVDAIVMALPPQFHADLAVRAVEHGKDVLVEKPIALTVADAERSVQAAKDNGRVFMVGHVLRFHPAFEMLKTLIDKGELGEVKYIHSHRLGLGKFHTENDALWDLAPHDLSMILAITGTEPIEVRGEGAALLDNLSDFAHLHMRFPNGLRGHLFASRLNPYRERRLTVVGTKAMAVFDDVEPWERKLAVYRHAVWQDSGQWAFTANEPSYVAVGEGMPLTRELEHFIQCIETRAEPRTSGEEAIRVLRILTAGTVTHSRSNP; via the coding sequence ATGAAGCCGCGCATAGCAGTCCTCGGTTGCGGATACTGGGGCAGCAACCATATCCGCACCCTCAAGGCGCTTGGCGCCCTGCATGCCGTTTCCGACGCCAACCGCGCCCGCGCGGAAGGTTTCGCCAGCGAGCAGGATTGCCTGGCCATCGAGCCTGATCAGCTTTTCCTTCGCGACGATGTCGACGCAATCGTCATGGCGCTGCCGCCGCAATTCCACGCCGACCTCGCCGTGCGCGCCGTCGAACACGGCAAGGACGTGCTGGTGGAAAAGCCGATCGCGCTGACGGTCGCGGACGCCGAGCGTTCGGTGCAGGCGGCCAAGGACAATGGCCGCGTCTTCATGGTCGGCCATGTGTTGCGCTTCCACCCCGCCTTCGAGATGCTGAAGACGCTGATCGACAAGGGGGAACTGGGCGAGGTCAAATACATCCACTCGCACCGGCTCGGGCTCGGCAAGTTTCACACCGAGAACGACGCGCTGTGGGACCTGGCGCCGCATGATCTGTCGATGATCCTGGCGATCACCGGCACCGAGCCGATCGAAGTGCGCGGCGAGGGCGCGGCCCTTCTCGACAATCTCAGCGATTTCGCGCATCTGCACATGCGCTTTCCCAACGGCCTGCGCGGCCATCTCTTCGCGTCGCGGCTCAACCCTTATCGCGAGCGGCGGCTGACTGTTGTCGGAACCAAGGCGATGGCTGTCTTCGACGATGTCGAGCCCTGGGAGCGCAAGCTTGCCGTCTACCGCCACGCGGTGTGGCAGGACAGCGGCCAGTGGGCGTTCACCGCCAATGAGCCGTCCTATGTCGCGGTGGGCGAGGGCATGCCGCTGACGCGTGAACTCGAACATTTCATCCAGTGCATCGAGACCCGCGCCGAACCGCGCACCAGCGGCGAGGAAGCGATCAGGGTGCTGCGGATCCTGACCGCGGGCACCGTCACCCACAGCAGGTCCAATCCCTGA
- the ctrA gene encoding response regulator transcription factor CtrA gives MRVLLIEDDSATAQSIELMLKSESFNVYTTDLGEEGVDLGKLYDYDIILLDLNLPDMSGYEVLRTLRLSKVKTPILILSGMAGIEDKVRGLGFGADDYMTKPFHKDELVARIHAIVRRSKGHAQSVITTGDLVVNLDAKTVEVGGQRVHLTGKEYQMLELLSLRKGTTLTKEMFLNHLYGGMDEPELKIIDVFICKLRKKLDAASGGQNYIETVWGRGYVLREPEDIRVSA, from the coding sequence ATGCGTGTTCTGCTGATTGAAGATGACAGTGCAACCGCACAGAGCATCGAGCTGATGCTCAAATCGGAAAGTTTCAACGTCTATACGACGGACCTCGGCGAAGAGGGGGTCGATCTAGGCAAGCTCTACGACTACGACATCATCCTTCTCGACCTCAACCTCCCGGACATGTCGGGTTATGAAGTGTTGAGAACACTGCGCCTGTCCAAGGTGAAGACGCCGATCCTGATCCTGTCCGGCATGGCCGGCATCGAGGACAAGGTGCGCGGCCTTGGCTTCGGCGCCGACGACTACATGACCAAGCCGTTCCACAAGGACGAGCTGGTGGCGCGAATCCACGCCATTGTGCGCCGTTCCAAGGGACATGCTCAGTCGGTCATCACCACTGGCGACCTGGTCGTCAATCTCGATGCCAAGACCGTCGAGGTCGGCGGACAGCGCGTGCACCTGACCGGCAAGGAATACCAGATGCTGGAGCTGCTCTCGCTGCGCAAGGGCACCACACTCACCAAGGAAATGTTCCTCAACCACCTTTATGGCGGCATGGACGAGCCGGAACTGAAGATCATCGACGTCTTCATCTGCAAGCTGCGCAAGAAGCTCGACGCGGCTTCCGGTGGCCAGAACTATATCGAGACGGTCTGGGGTCGTGGCTATGTGCTGCGCGAACCGGAAGATATTCGCGTCAGCGCCTGA
- the sciP gene encoding CtrA inhibitor SciP, translated as MTDLVRPRVKYVIGPDGSPLTIADLPPTNTRRWVIRRKAEVVAAVRGGLLSLEEACQRYKLTTEEFLSWQASIDEYGLAGLRTTRIQQYRH; from the coding sequence ATGACCGATCTGGTTAGACCGCGAGTCAAATATGTTATCGGGCCTGACGGCAGCCCTCTTACGATTGCCGATCTGCCGCCGACGAATACGCGTCGCTGGGTCATCCGGCGCAAGGCGGAAGTGGTTGCAGCGGTGCGCGGCGGGCTTTTGAGCCTTGAAGAAGCGTGCCAGCGGTACAAGCTGACCACCGAGGAATTCCTGTCCTGGCAGGCGTCGATCGATGAATACGGCCTTGCCGGGCTGCGCACGACGCGCATCCAGCAATATCGACACTAG
- a CDS encoding NADP-dependent oxidoreductase: MRAIIQNSVGGPDVLVIADRPDPQPKAGEVLVRVKAAGINPVDGAVRAGYFPLLGEPPFILGWDVSGTVEALGPDVTGLKVGDAVFGMPRFPKQAAAYAELAAVPADEMAPKPAGIDHVHAGALPLAGLTAWQGLVRHGALKSGQRVLIHAAAGGVGHLAVQVAKALGAYVIATASPEKLDFVRSLGADEVIDYTKGDFTGSVGNVDLVLETVGGDHAEHSLKVIKAGGVLVSLLNVSDAAKAQAKEKGIRVERMSVVPDRASLIELGKLIDEKKLVVHVAKTFPLDQAGAAHSFLGTRPIGKVVLTV, translated from the coding sequence ATGCGTGCCATCATCCAGAATTCCGTCGGCGGACCCGACGTCCTTGTCATCGCCGATCGTCCCGACCCACAGCCCAAGGCCGGCGAAGTGCTTGTCCGCGTCAAGGCGGCCGGCATCAACCCGGTCGACGGCGCCGTGCGCGCCGGCTATTTCCCGCTGCTCGGCGAACCGCCCTTCATTCTCGGCTGGGATGTATCGGGAACCGTCGAGGCGCTAGGCCCGGACGTGACAGGCCTCAAGGTCGGTGATGCCGTGTTCGGCATGCCGCGCTTTCCCAAGCAGGCGGCGGCCTATGCCGAACTGGCCGCAGTGCCCGCGGATGAAATGGCCCCCAAGCCCGCAGGCATCGATCATGTCCACGCCGGGGCGCTGCCGCTGGCGGGGCTGACGGCCTGGCAAGGCTTGGTCCGCCATGGCGCATTGAAATCGGGCCAACGCGTGCTGATCCATGCCGCGGCCGGCGGCGTCGGGCATCTGGCCGTGCAGGTCGCCAAGGCACTGGGCGCCTATGTCATCGCCACGGCGAGCCCCGAAAAGCTGGATTTCGTCCGTTCGCTCGGCGCCGACGAGGTCATCGACTACACCAAAGGTGATTTCACCGGCAGCGTTGGCAATGTCGACCTGGTGCTGGAGACCGTGGGCGGCGATCATGCCGAACACTCGTTGAAGGTGATCAAGGCGGGCGGCGTGCTGGTTTCGCTGCTCAATGTCAGCGACGCGGCCAAGGCGCAGGCCAAGGAAAAGGGCATTCGTGTCGAGCGCATGTCCGTGGTGCCCGACCGCGCCAGTCTTATCGAACTTGGCAAACTGATCGACGAAAAGAAACTCGTGGTCCACGTGGCCAAGACGTTTCCGCTCGATCAGGCGGGTGCGGCCCATAGCTTTCTCGGCACCAGGCCGATCGGCAAGGTGGTGCTGACGGTCTGA
- a CDS encoding HugZ family protein, whose translation MEDRKKDVIRETDAEAIRLAKTLLRSARFGALAVIEPGTGAPLASRVGVATDIDGVPLILVSMLSAHTGAILADPRCSLLVGEPGKGDALAHPRLTLVCRAVRLERGSSEHANAERRYLNRNPKAKLYAGLGDFSIFRLEPERASLNGGFGKAYLLERADLVTTGPIVEELAASEQSALDHMNADHLDAIAVYAQHFAKAAGNGWTLTGFDADGMDLVSGDETCRVFFPSPLEAANKLRHVLVDMARIGREADYSQSGS comes from the coding sequence TTGGAAGATCGCAAGAAGGACGTAATTCGCGAAACCGATGCCGAGGCGATCCGGCTGGCGAAGACGTTGCTGCGCAGCGCCCGTTTCGGCGCGCTGGCCGTGATCGAGCCGGGCACCGGCGCACCGCTGGCCAGCCGGGTGGGCGTGGCCACTGACATTGACGGCGTGCCACTGATCCTGGTGTCGATGCTGTCGGCCCATACCGGCGCGATCCTTGCCGACCCGCGCTGCTCTCTGCTTGTCGGCGAACCCGGCAAAGGTGACGCTCTGGCGCATCCGCGCCTGACACTGGTCTGCCGGGCGGTTAGGCTTGAGCGCGGATCGAGCGAGCACGCCAACGCCGAGCGGCGCTATCTCAACCGCAATCCCAAGGCAAAACTCTATGCCGGGCTTGGCGACTTCTCGATCTTTCGCCTCGAGCCGGAGCGGGCCAGTCTGAACGGCGGGTTCGGCAAGGCCTATCTGCTCGAGCGCGCCGATCTGGTCACCACCGGACCGATCGTCGAGGAGCTTGCCGCGAGCGAACAATCGGCGCTCGACCACATGAACGCCGACCATCTCGACGCGATCGCTGTTTATGCACAGCATTTTGCCAAGGCGGCGGGCAACGGATGGACCCTCACCGGTTTTGATGCCGACGGCATGGACCTGGTATCCGGCGACGAGACCTGCCGGGTTTTCTTCCCCAGTCCACTGGAGGCGGCGAACAAATTACGGCATGTTCTGGTCGACATGGCCAGGATCGGCCGTGAGGCAGATTATTCACAGTCTGGCAGTTAA
- a CDS encoding flagellar export protein FliJ — translation MKSRENLVRLKQFQVNEKRRQLLQLDMMIAEFERMAVELELQITAEEKKAGITDINHFAYPTFAKAARLRRDNLRNSQSDLAQQRSAAESLLGEAEAELSKAEMLESRDTKIRDTEIGGRSAMIG, via the coding sequence ATGAAGTCACGTGAAAACCTCGTTCGTCTGAAACAGTTTCAGGTGAACGAGAAGCGCCGGCAGCTGCTGCAGCTCGACATGATGATTGCCGAGTTCGAACGCATGGCCGTCGAACTGGAGCTTCAGATCACCGCTGAAGAGAAGAAGGCTGGCATCACCGACATCAACCATTTCGCCTATCCGACCTTCGCCAAGGCGGCGCGCTTGCGCCGCGACAACCTCAGAAATTCGCAAAGCGACCTCGCACAGCAACGAAGTGCCGCCGAATCACTACTCGGCGAAGCTGAAGCGGAGCTGTCCAAGGCGGAAATGCTGGAGTCGCGCGACACCAAGATCCGCGACACGGAAATTGGTGGCCGCAGCGCCATGATTGGCTGA
- the mnmA gene encoding tRNA 2-thiouridine(34) synthase MnmA → MNSLDLPGRPEDTRIVVAMSGGVDSSVVAGLLKREGYDVVGVTLQLYDHGAATHRAGSCCAGQDIDDARRVSETLGIPHYVLDYEERFRKAVIDPFAESYVAGETPIPCVSCNQTVKFADLLATAKELGADALATGHYIRSGANGAHRALFRPVDADRDQSYFLFATTQAQIDYLRFPLGGLPKPQVRAIAEEMGLTVAAKQDSQDICFVPQGKYSDIIAKLKPTAANPGDIVHIDGRVLGRHEGILRYTIGQRRGIGIASGEPLYVVHLDAERARVVVGPREALETHKIYLRNMNWLGDGSLADIPPAGLELFAKVRSTRPPRPAMLRHKAGVTSVELADGESGIAPGQACVLYSDDGNEARVFGGGFIERSERGAEAEAMLSRLAARPAQIPAE, encoded by the coding sequence ATGAACAGTCTCGATCTTCCCGGACGCCCTGAAGATACCCGCATCGTCGTTGCCATGTCGGGCGGCGTCGATTCATCGGTCGTCGCCGGCCTTCTCAAGCGCGAGGGCTATGACGTCGTTGGCGTCACCCTGCAGCTTTATGACCATGGCGCGGCGACACACCGGGCTGGCTCCTGCTGCGCCGGGCAGGATATTGATGATGCCCGCCGCGTCTCCGAGACCCTCGGCATTCCCCACTATGTGCTCGACTATGAAGAGCGTTTCCGCAAGGCGGTCATCGATCCGTTCGCCGAAAGCTATGTTGCCGGCGAAACGCCGATCCCATGCGTCTCGTGCAACCAGACGGTCAAGTTCGCCGACCTTCTGGCCACAGCCAAGGAACTTGGCGCCGACGCGCTGGCGACGGGCCATTACATCCGCTCCGGCGCCAACGGCGCCCACCGCGCGCTGTTCCGGCCGGTCGATGCCGACCGCGACCAGAGCTACTTCCTGTTCGCCACCACGCAGGCTCAGATCGACTATCTGCGCTTTCCGCTCGGCGGCCTGCCGAAGCCGCAGGTTCGCGCCATTGCCGAGGAGATGGGGCTGACGGTGGCCGCCAAGCAGGACAGCCAGGACATCTGCTTCGTGCCGCAGGGCAAATATTCCGACATCATCGCCAAGCTGAAGCCGACCGCCGCCAATCCGGGCGACATCGTCCACATCGACGGCCGCGTGCTCGGCCGCCATGAAGGCATATTGCGCTATACGATCGGCCAGCGCCGCGGCATTGGCATCGCCTCGGGCGAGCCGCTCTACGTCGTCCATCTCGACGCAGAACGGGCCCGCGTCGTCGTTGGCCCGCGCGAGGCGCTGGAGACGCACAAGATCTATCTGCGCAACATGAACTGGCTGGGCGACGGTTCGCTGGCCGACATCCCGCCGGCAGGGCTGGAACTGTTCGCCAAGGTCCGCTCGACCAGGCCGCCACGTCCGGCGATGCTGCGCCACAAGGCCGGCGTCACCTCGGTCGAATTGGCCGACGGCGAGTCCGGCATCGCGCCGGGACAGGCCTGCGTGCTCTATTCCGACGACGGCAACGAGGCCCGCGTGTTTGGCGGCGGCTTCATCGAGCGTTCCGAGCGCGGCGCCGAGGCCGAGGCGATGCTGAGCCGGCTCGCCGCCAGGCCGGCGCAGATTCCCGCCGAATAG
- a CDS encoding winged helix-turn-helix transcriptional regulator, with protein MDSEESSPFGYDAYRRTCPSHTVLEMLASKWVYLVVCALRRGRMRNGELARKLEGITPKMLTQTLRVLERDGLVRREIFPVIPPRVEYELTELGQNLAGLLSQIRAWSEQHAPDIKEARARAIMEGEAA; from the coding sequence ATGGATAGTGAAGAGAGTTCCCCATTCGGCTATGATGCGTACCGGCGCACGTGTCCGTCGCACACGGTGCTGGAGATGCTGGCCAGCAAATGGGTTTACCTGGTGGTGTGCGCGCTGCGGCGGGGCCGGATGCGCAATGGCGAGCTTGCCCGCAAGCTCGAGGGTATCACACCAAAGATGCTGACGCAGACGCTGCGTGTCCTCGAACGCGACGGCCTTGTGCGGCGAGAAATCTTCCCGGTTATCCCGCCGCGCGTCGAGTACGAGCTCACCGAACTCGGCCAGAACCTGGCGGGGTTGCTCAGTCAGATAAGGGCCTGGTCGGAACAGCATGCGCCCGACATCAAGGAGGCGCGAGCCCGCGCGATCATGGAAGGGGAAGCTGCCTAA
- a CDS encoding DUF1134 domain-containing protein: MFSRYNGRTFFRVISMTIALMGVLVFSTSALRAQEYTAQEIVDSGHKFFGATSGGLATVVEKIFASYGLPNGYLLGEEGSGALIGGLTYGEGTLYTKNAGDHKVFWQGPSLGWDFGGEGSRVMMLVYNLDDVGNLYNRYGGVAGSAYVVAGVGFNVLKNNNVLLIPIRTGVGARLGINLGYLKLTERATWNPF; the protein is encoded by the coding sequence ATGTTTTCCCGATATAACGGCCGGACTTTTTTCCGTGTCATCTCAATGACGATTGCGCTCATGGGTGTTCTCGTCTTTTCGACCTCGGCCCTGCGGGCCCAGGAATACACTGCTCAGGAGATCGTAGATTCCGGTCACAAATTCTTCGGCGCGACATCAGGCGGTCTGGCGACCGTCGTCGAGAAGATTTTCGCTTCCTACGGCTTGCCCAACGGCTATCTGCTGGGCGAGGAAGGTTCGGGTGCGCTGATCGGCGGCCTGACCTATGGCGAAGGCACGCTCTACACCAAGAATGCCGGCGATCACAAAGTATTCTGGCAGGGACCGTCGCTCGGCTGGGATTTCGGTGGCGAGGGCTCCCGGGTCATGATGCTGGTCTACAATCTCGACGATGTCGGCAACCTCTACAACCGCTATGGCGGCGTGGCCGGTTCCGCCTATGTCGTGGCCGGTGTCGGCTTCAATGTGCTGAAGAACAACAATGTGCTGCTGATTCCGATCCGTACCGGCGTCGGCGCCAGGCTGGGCATCAATCTCGGCTATCTCAAGCTGACCGAGCGGGCGACCTGGAATCCGTTCTGA
- the chpT gene encoding histidine phosphotransferase ChpT yields the protein MSDLFTLSAPDLAALLCSRVCHDIISPVGAINNGLELLDEGGADEDAMKLIRQSARNASARLQFARIAFGAAGSAGMLIDTGDAEAVAIAFLKNEKPELIWNGTRALLPKNKVKLLLNLLLVANAAIPRGGKLTVTLENLETEPRFALAASGPMLRVPPKFLELHSGNKPEEPIDAHSVQPYYTLLLAREANMTISIHATAEEIAFTAA from the coding sequence ATGTCCGATCTGTTCACCCTTTCCGCACCCGACCTCGCAGCGCTTTTGTGCAGCCGGGTCTGCCACGACATCATTTCGCCGGTTGGCGCCATAAACAACGGGCTTGAGTTGCTCGACGAAGGCGGCGCCGACGAAGACGCCATGAAGCTCATTCGCCAGAGCGCCAGAAACGCTTCGGCCCGCCTGCAGTTCGCCCGTATCGCCTTCGGCGCCGCAGGCTCCGCCGGCATGCTGATCGACACCGGCGACGCCGAGGCCGTGGCAATCGCCTTCCTCAAGAACGAGAAGCCCGAACTGATCTGGAACGGCACCCGAGCGCTGCTGCCCAAGAACAAGGTCAAGCTGCTGCTCAACCTCCTCCTCGTCGCCAATGCCGCCATTCCGCGTGGCGGCAAACTGACGGTCACGCTCGAGAATCTCGAAACCGAACCACGCTTCGCGCTTGCCGCCAGCGGCCCGATGCTGCGCGTGCCGCCAAAGTTCCTGGAACTGCATTCCGGCAATAAGCCCGAGGAACCGATCGACGCCCATTCCGTGCAGCCCTACTACACGCTGCTTCTGGCGCGCGAAGCCAACATGACGATATCGATCCACGCCACGGCGGAAGAAATCGCCTTTACCGCAGCCTGA
- a CDS encoding ABC transporter permease — MSQRAYSLTTLAMLAPSLIMAVLLLAIPLFIVVAYSFAGRDAYGAVVTGFSLDSYRELFQATYLPIFLNSLRLALASTAISVLLGYPIAYFIVFRAGRYATLLLALLLIPFWVDFMIRMSSWMVLLGRNGTLNGLLTGVGIVDEPIRMIGTYPAVLVGMLYAFLPTTVLPIYASLNSIDRRLIEAANDLGASPLEAFWRVTFPLSLPGVMAAILFVFVPAMGVYAIPVLLGGGKSIILGNLIVQLFLEFRNIPLGAAVSVVMLVLSSVVIIFYMRLLSRVEAARA, encoded by the coding sequence ATGAGCCAGCGAGCATACAGCCTGACCACGCTGGCGATGCTCGCTCCCTCGCTGATCATGGCCGTGCTGCTGCTGGCCATTCCGCTGTTCATCGTCGTCGCCTACAGCTTTGCCGGACGCGACGCCTATGGCGCCGTCGTCACCGGCTTCTCACTCGACAGCTACCGCGAACTGTTCCAGGCGACCTACCTGCCGATCTTCCTCAATTCGCTGCGCCTAGCCCTCGCCTCCACCGCAATCTCCGTCCTGCTTGGCTACCCGATCGCCTACTTCATCGTCTTCCGCGCCGGTCGCTATGCCACTCTGCTGCTGGCACTGCTGCTCATTCCGTTCTGGGTCGATTTCATGATCCGCATGTCGAGCTGGATGGTGTTGCTCGGCCGCAACGGCACGCTCAATGGACTTCTGACCGGAGTTGGCATTGTCGATGAGCCCATCCGCATGATCGGCACCTATCCGGCGGTGCTGGTCGGCATGCTCTATGCCTTCCTGCCGACCACCGTCCTGCCGATCTATGCCTCGCTGAACAGCATCGACCGCCGCCTGATCGAGGCCGCCAACGACCTCGGCGCCAGCCCTTTGGAGGCGTTCTGGCGGGTAACCTTTCCGCTTTCGCTGCCCGGCGTCATGGCGGCAATCCTGTTCGTCTTCGTGCCAGCGATGGGCGTCTATGCCATTCCTGTTCTGCTCGGCGGCGGCAAGAGCATCATTCTCGGCAACCTGATCGTCCAGCTGTTCCTCGAATTTCGCAACATCCCGCTCGGCGCGGCCGTGTCGGTGGTGATGCTGGTGCTGTCGTCGGTGGTGATCATCTTCTACATGCGGCTGCTCAGCCGGGTCGAGGCGGCGCGGGCATGA